The Stigmatella erecta genomic interval GGCTCTGGGGGTTTCTCTTCTTCACCCGGCCGGGGCTCGTGCTGCGCTCGGTGGGCGAGAACCCGGCGGCGGCGGACGCGCTGGGCATCTCCGTGGGGGCGGTGCGCTACGGGGCGGTGGCCTTCGGTGGGGCGCTGGCGGGGGTGGCCGGGGCCGTCCTGTCGCTGGCCTATCAGCCCTCGTGGTCCGATGGCATGACGGGCGGGATGGGGTGGATCGCCGTGGCGCTCGTCATCTTCACGGGCTGGCACCCGCTGCGCGCCGTGCTGGGCGCCGTGTTCTTCGGGCTGCTGTACTACCTGCAGTTCCGGCTCCAGTCGCAGGACTCCGTGCCCACCGAGCTGTTCGCGGCCATGCCGTACGTGCTGGTGGTCGCCGTGCTGGCCCTGGCGGGGATGCGCCGCTCGCGCGGGGCGGCCCCGGCGGCGCTGGGCACTTCTTACCAACGCGGTGCGAGATGAACGAGGAGCGGGGACGATGACCGGACGTGGGTGGTGGCTGGCGCTGTGGGTGCTGGGCGTGGCCAGCGCGGCACAGGCCGAGGAGAAGAAGTTCAAGGCGTGCTTCATTTACGTGGGGCCCGTCGGCGACATCGGCTGGAGCCACGCGCACGACGAGGCGCGCAAGCTGACCCTGAAGGAGCTGCCCTGGCTGGAGACGCAGCACGTGGAGGCCGTGCCCGAGGGGCAGGCGCTGCCGGTCATCGACCGGCTGGTGAAGGGCGGCTGCAAGGCCATCTTCGCCACCAGCTTCGGCTTCATGGACCAGACGCTGGAGGCGGCGAAGAAGTACCCGGAGGTGGTGTTCGCTCACGCCACGGGCTTCAAGCGCGCGCCGAACCTGGCCACGTACATGGCGGACTTCTACCAGCTCTACTACCTCAACGGGCTGATGGCCGGGGCGCTCACGAAGACGGGCAAGGTGGGCTACGTGGCCGCCTTTCCCATTCCCGAGCTCAAGCGCCACATCTCCGCCTTCGCGCTGGGCGTGCGCGCCGTCAACCCGAAGGCCACGGTGAACCTCAAGTGGCTCAACGCCTGGGTCCACCCCGGCAAGGCGCGCGAGGCGGCCGAGGCGCTCATGGCCGAGGGCAATGACGTGCTGGCCTTCACCGAGGACACCGCCACGGTGGCGCAGGTGGCGGGCCGCAAGAAGGTGCCCGTCTTCGCGCACTACTCGCCCATGCACCGCTTCTCGCCGGACTTCGTGGTGTCCGGGCAGCTCGTGCACTGGGAGAAAATCTACATCGACTTCCTGAAGAAGGTGCGCGACGGCAGCTACGCCCCCGGCAAGCTCCAGGACGTGGACTACTGGTGGCTGCTGCGCGAGGGCGCGGTGGAGCTGGGCGCGCAGCCCGGAATGCCCATCAACCCCAAGTGGGTGGACGCGCTGAAGCAGGCCCAGATGACGGTGGAGGGCAAGCCGGTGTCCGTGCATGACCGGGTGATGGTGCTGCTCAAGGACATGTCCTCGGCCACGCCGGCGTTTGATCCCTTCCAGGGCCCACTGGTGGACCGCCAGGGCAAGGAGCGGGTGCCCGCGGGCAAGCGGATGTCCATTTCCGAGCTGAACCAGATGCAGTGGGTGGTGCCGGGCGTGGTGGGGCCCGTGGCCGACGAGCCCCAGTAGGAAGAGGCCCCTCAGGCGGGGCGGCTCACACGAGCCGCCTTCCCTGGACGAGATCCAAGCCCACCAGGTTGCCCCGGTAGTGGATGGGGTCCAACAGCACCGCGCGGATGCGCCACCCCTCGGCGGTCTTCTCCACCTGGTGGGTGTAGCGGGCGATGATGGTCCACTCCTGCTGGACGCCGCCCAGCGGGAAGTAGTGGGCCACCTCCGCGTAGGCCATCACCTCGGCGAGCGTGGG includes:
- a CDS encoding ABC transporter permease, whose protein sequence is MTEEVLQALLRALSFGTPLLLATLGGIVNERAGVVNLGVEGMMAVGALAAFGLASDAGFWGLAVALAALVGTLAALLHGFVTLTLRANTYVSGLALSMLGLGVSGLLGKPYEGGFLLDAAPELPFTLAAVGLAVGLWGFLFFTRPGLVLRSVGENPAAADALGISVGAVRYGAVAFGGALAGVAGAVLSLAYQPSWSDGMTGGMGWIAVALVIFTGWHPLRAVLGAVFFGLLYYLQFRLQSQDSVPTELFAAMPYVLVVAVLALAGMRRSRGAAPAALGTSYQRGAR
- a CDS encoding BMP family ABC transporter substrate-binding protein, encoding MTGRGWWLALWVLGVASAAQAEEKKFKACFIYVGPVGDIGWSHAHDEARKLTLKELPWLETQHVEAVPEGQALPVIDRLVKGGCKAIFATSFGFMDQTLEAAKKYPEVVFAHATGFKRAPNLATYMADFYQLYYLNGLMAGALTKTGKVGYVAAFPIPELKRHISAFALGVRAVNPKATVNLKWLNAWVHPGKAREAAEALMAEGNDVLAFTEDTATVAQVAGRKKVPVFAHYSPMHRFSPDFVVSGQLVHWEKIYIDFLKKVRDGSYAPGKLQDVDYWWLLREGAVELGAQPGMPINPKWVDALKQAQMTVEGKPVSVHDRVMVLLKDMSSATPAFDPFQGPLVDRQGKERVPAGKRMSISELNQMQWVVPGVVGPVADEPQ